Proteins found in one Camelus bactrianus isolate YW-2024 breed Bactrian camel chromosome X, ASM4877302v1, whole genome shotgun sequence genomic segment:
- the LOC105066116 gene encoding putative G antigen family E member 3 has translation MSEHVRLRSKSRGKGDDQESYQLIEPAVAQQPSDEQLQEEDPPTENEDITSGQEKEDEGAPLIQGPDLEADVQKLPQAETEDKGDDDSDVKGEIPSTPEPLKMSEGEEGEPQV, from the exons ATGAGTGAGCATGTAAGACTAAGATCCAAATCTAGAGGAAAGGGAGATGATCAAGAATCTTACCAGCTCATTGAACCTGCGGTT GCCCAGCAGCCCAGTGATGAACAACTTCAAGAGGAGGACCCACCAACTGAGAATGAGGATATTACATCTGGTCAAGAGAAAGAGGATGAAGGAGCGCCTCTGATTCAAG GTCCTGACCTGGAAGCTGATGTCCAGAAATTGCCTCAGGCAGAGACTGAGGATAAAGGAGATGATGATTCTGATGTCAAAGGGGAGATTCCATCAACTCCAGAGCCCCTTAAAATGTCGGAAGGAG